One window from the genome of Malus domestica chromosome 01, GDT2T_hap1 encodes:
- the LOC103448172 gene encoding uncharacterized protein, with protein MAPNRWVPSSKTLERPLRLADSTTCVTVSIQHPPNHTSLLIQVYDHIHNLSFADKDAILQQVRRMLRISKKDERAIREYHEVHPEAKEKGCGRVFRSPTLFEDLVKCILLCNTNTSVLGYRANTILKLAKIMRLDDELGFQESLNIGFNDMFQKLKEIKGFGSFSCANALMCMGYYHKVPTDTETIRHLQQVHGRKDCDKTSAGKDAEEIYDKYAPFQCLAYLSELLDSYEGKFGKLSELPASSYHIISGRLERKGEEKTMMN; from the exons ATGGCTCCAAACCGATGGGTTCCGTCCTCAAAAACACTCGAACGCCCGCTAAGACTTGCAGACTCCACCACATGCGTCACCGTTTCAATCCAACATCCTCCTAATCACACCTCTCTCCTTATTCAAGTCTATGATCACATTCATAACCTCTCATTTGCAGATAAGGATGCTATACTGCAACAAGTGCGTCGAATGCTAAGGATATCGAAGAAAGATGAAAGGGCCATAAGGGAGTATCACGAAGTGCATCCGGAAGCGAAGGAGAAGGGCTGTGGTCGAGTTTTCCGGTCCCCTACTCTCTTTGAAGACCTTGTCAAGTGTATCCTCCTCTGTAACACCAA TACTAGCGTTCTTGGCTACAGAGCGAACACCATTCTGAAACTTGCCAAGATCATGCGACTTGATGATGAACTAGGGTTTCAAGAATCCCTCAACATCGGCTTCAACGACATGTTTCAAAAGTTGAAGGAAATCAAAGGGTTTGGTTCGTTTTCATGCGCCAATGCACTCATGTGCATGGGATATTATCATAAAGTGCCAACAGATACTGAAACTATAAGGCACCTACAGCAG GTTCATGGGAGGAAGGATTGTGACAAAACAAGCGCCGGAAAAGATGCGGAAGAAATTTATGATAAGTATGCACCGTTCCAGTGCCTGGCATATTT GTCGGAGCTCTTGGATTCATACGAAGGCAAATTTGGGAAGCTGAGTGAATTGCCTGCCTCTAGCTATCATATAATCAGTGGCAGGCTTGAGAGAAAGGGGGAAGAGAAGACCATGATGAATTAA